From Campylobacter pinnipediorum subsp. caledonicus:
TTAGCTAGTATTGCTTTAAATTTTACGCTATTATTTGTAGATATGGTGATTTTATCGCCTTTATAACCACTTAAGCTTATTCTTATCATGTTTACCCCGATATCCTTAACATATCCATCCATAAAAGTTGATTTTTTATAAGAATAACTTGTAAATACATCATTGCAATCACGAGGTTTTATAAAGATATCATAAATTCTATCAGGATATATCTCCAAGATATCTCCATCTTTAATAGAAAAATAATTAAACCGTGGTCTTAAAGTTTTAAAGCTCCACCTAATCTCTTTATCTTTATTGTTTTGAGTATATTTAAAAACAGCCAAATACTCTTTATCAAAATCAAATACTTTTTTTGAAAACAACGCAAATTGATTTTTATTAAATTTATGGTTTATATCATTTTGTTTTGTGATGATAACCGTGTCATCTATCTCTTTATTGTCCCTAAAAATTTTAAAACTTTGCATTTTTATATTTTCAATATTTGGATTAAACTCTATGCTTATAGGATTTCCCATAATCTTACAAGATGGAATCGGATCTGGTATCTCACCACTAAAATAAGCAAGCGCTGGATTTTTATATGGAAATTTAATATACTCTGGACTTTTTGG
This genomic window contains:
- a CDS encoding CAP domain-containing protein, whose product is MHDEEKDLSGFTGEDVAQRAMFAGYSSSYVIENISNNQINIRSSIDNLLSAIYHRFGFLNYSFNEIGFANVSFGDEKFYVYNIGNSYVNNICLKGGDFKNSGYYIDNVYKNNIYKIQQDSFKIATMPKSPEYIKFPYKNPALAYFSGEIPDPIPSCKIMGNPISIEFNPNIENIKMQSFKIFRDNKEIDDTVIITKQNDINHKFNKNQFALFSKKVFDFDKEYLAVFKYTQNNKDKEIRWSFKTLRPRFNYFSIKDGDILEIYPDRIYDIFIKPRDCNDVFTSYSYKKSTFMDGYVKDIGVNMIRISLSGYKGDKITISTNNSVKFKAILAKDSKNVTKIFWFRLNYLVLVILVFISFAFMIVDLKHQKNK